GTGCTGGTCCTCCTGTTCTCGGGCTATGGCAAGAAGTTCTTCAACACTCTTTTCGGGGTAGCCTCGGCGGACTTCGTTCATGTGTCGACTTTGTCCGATATCAACAGCCATTGTAATCAGGACTACCGAGGATACAACCGTGATAGCAGTGCCGACCCGTTGCAGCCGCTTCCGTCTTTTCCACCATCCCACACACGAAACTGCGCCCCCGACGAGCGTCAGTCCTCCGAAGAAGCACAGGAGGAGGAGCCTGGACATGGCCTCCATGTTGTACATGTCGCCGACAAAGCGATTGGGATACCGGAGATCATAGACACAGTAGAAACACGCAGCGGTCCCAAGTCCAAAGAATAGGACCCCTGCCCAAGCCCAGGTTCCTCCGTGGTCTGTATTTTGGAACGAAGTCGCCATCGGATCGGCTCGCTTCGGTGATCATTCCCGTTGCATTACTGCACTGACTTATACCGATTGCTAAAAACAATGTCCGTTTGGCCACGGGATGTGCAGTCCCGTCGGCAGACACTAACCAGGCATTCCCCGCAACACGCGCTCCTCGTCCCCGTCGTTCCCGCGAAAGCGGGAACCCAGGAAAGTTTGCTGGATTCCTGCTTTCGCAGGAATGACGCGATATCACCCCGACAAATCAGACAAAAATTCCGGCAAACGATATATAGCTGCATACGGAAGGAGAATAATCTCTCATGTTGTTCCGAGACCAGGCTGTTGCAACCCAGCCCTCTTCCGCCCACTGTTTTGAAATCGGTTCTTAAGATTACGTCTTCGTCTTCGACTCCGTCAACCCTCCTCCCTCGCGTTGTCGTAATATACGTCTGACTCTCGTTGGCAGAATGGTCCGAACTGCAAACCAATTCTAGGCGTGTCTCGTTGCTTCTGATAACGTGGCCTTTGGGGGAATCGCCAGGCCCCCAAATTGTTTGCCGGGAGGTCGCGATGAAACCCAATGAAGGGCGGGATTTGAACCCGCAAAAGGGCACCAGAAAATTGCTTAGTGTTCTTCTACCACTTTTCCTGGTAGCAGTGGTTCTATTCTCTACCGCCTGTTTATGCGCACCGTCCATTTTAGGGCGCGGGCTGCATCTGGACAAGATAAAGCTGCCGCCGGGTTTTGAGATTAGTCTGTATACCGATAAGGTCCCCGGCGCACGTTCAATGACGCTAAGCCCTAAAGGCGTTCTTTTCGTCGGCACGCGCGAGGAGGGTCGAGTTTACGCGGTAATTGACCGCAAAAAAAGCAACAAGGCTGATGAAGTTGTAACAATTGCGCAAGGGCTGACGATGCCTAATGGTGTAGCGTTTCGGAACGGCTCGCTGTACGTTGCCGAGATCGGCAGGGTTTTGCGCTTCGACAACATCGAGGACCGGATTCACAATCCGCCAAAGCCTGTGGTTGTTAGTGAAGGCTTTCCGAGTGATCGACATCACGGATGGAAATTCATTCGTTTCGGGCCTGATGGAAAGCTGTACGTCCCAGTGGGTGCCCCATGCAACATCTGCCTGCGTGATGACCCCCGGTTTGCCACAATTATGAGAATGAATCCGGATGGCACTGACCTGGAAATATTCGCATCCGGAATACGTAATTCAGTCGGGTTTGACTGGGACCCCCGCACCCGCGAACTGTGGTTCACGGATAACGGTCGGGATTGGCTTGGTGACGACCGACCGCCGGATGAGTTGAATCGCGCGCCCAAAAAAGGGCTCAACTTCGGTTTTCCGTTTTGCCACGGCAAGGATATTTCCGACCCCGAGTTCGGGGTCAAGCGTCCCTGCAAGGATTCTGTTCCGCCGGCCATGGAACTGGGGCCTCATGTGGCTTCTCTCGGCATGCGCTTTTATACGGGGGAAATGTTTCCGCAGCAGTACAGGAATCAAATATTCATAGCGGAGCACGGTTCGTGGAACCGGAGTGTGCCGGTCGGCTATCGTATCACCCTGGTTCGCCTTGAAAATAATCGCGCAATCAAATATGAGGTTATTGCAGAAGGTTGGCTCCAGGGCTGGAAAGCGTGGGGTCGGCCGGTGGACGTGCAGGTAATGCCCGACGGAGCGCTCCTTGTGTCGGACGATTCGGCCAGCGCAATCTATAGAATCAGTTACAAAAAATAGGGACTCATCAAGGTTGATGAGCAGGTCCGATATCTACATAGGAGGGAATCGAGACCAAATTAAACGGTGGGTGTCCACGTGTAATACCAGTTCGCTATTATTTTCGTAACAACAGTGACGTGAGTTGTCATTGCGAGCGAGGCGAAGCAATCTCTGCTTTTAGGCTTTGAGATTGCTTCGTCGTTTCACTCCTCGCAATGACAGAGACGTGCCGATCGCTCCGCGTGACTGAAGGCTTACAAGCAAGGAACGCTCCCACAGCGTCACGCGATGCACTTGCCTGTCCTGATATTTAATGCGCTTCCGTGTGCCGACCCCCGCTGTCGCTGTTTGCTTGATCCAAGATGGGATGCACGTACAGGTCTCTTTGGGGCATCGGAAGGTCTATCTCTGCCTGCTTGAACGCTTTAAATATTGCAAAATTGAGTTGATGGATAAGCCTGCCTTTGTCCTTGGGATAACCGGTCCAGCATAGCAGTTCGAAGTCCAGGGATGAATCACCAAAGGACCGCAACCGCACTCGAGGTCTCGGTTCGGACAAGACCAGAGGGTTTTCGCCGGCTACCTTGAGCAACACCTCTTGAACCTGGTCCACATCAGAGGTATCGACAGTAACCGAGACCTTTATCCTGACTCTCATTCGAGGATAAGGAGCGCTCTCGTTAATAATCTTGGTGCTAACGATTACGGAATTGGGCACGGATATGAGGACGTCGTCCCTCGTCAAGATTCTAGTGCTTCTGAGACCTATATCGACCACCTTTCCGCGCTCGCCGGTACTCAGCACAATGTAGTCGCCCGGCTTAAAAGGGCGATCGAGAAAGACACTTATTCCGCCG
This sequence is a window from Desulfomonile tiedjei. Protein-coding genes within it:
- a CDS encoding HEAT repeat domain-containing protein, which encodes MATSFQNTDHGGTWAWAGVLFFGLGTAACFYCVYDLRYPNRFVGDMYNMEAMSRLLLLCFFGGLTLVGGAVSCVGWWKRRKRLQRVGTAITVVSSVVLITMAVDIGQSRHMNEVRRGYPEKSVEELLAIAREQEDQHAIDALMTKADPAAVPGLAMILLDDSAPGNLRYASAQALARIGGEDALKALEQAKGSSRDEHFREFLSHLLEQVRSVP
- a CDS encoding sorbosone dehydrogenase family protein translates to MKPNEGRDLNPQKGTRKLLSVLLPLFLVAVVLFSTACLCAPSILGRGLHLDKIKLPPGFEISLYTDKVPGARSMTLSPKGVLFVGTREEGRVYAVIDRKKSNKADEVVTIAQGLTMPNGVAFRNGSLYVAEIGRVLRFDNIEDRIHNPPKPVVVSEGFPSDRHHGWKFIRFGPDGKLYVPVGAPCNICLRDDPRFATIMRMNPDGTDLEIFASGIRNSVGFDWDPRTRELWFTDNGRDWLGDDRPPDELNRAPKKGLNFGFPFCHGKDISDPEFGVKRPCKDSVPPAMELGPHVASLGMRFYTGEMFPQQYRNQIFIAEHGSWNRSVPVGYRITLVRLENNRAIKYEVIAEGWLQGWKAWGRPVDVQVMPDGALLVSDDSASAIYRISYKK
- a CDS encoding mechanosensitive ion channel family protein, which codes for MELINQWLAEMEVAPLVGAIIIALATIVAASMARLMGRRIALALSRWSGLGISTQLFEIIRGPLWVSVALVGILAEVNWIMPPERIDFLVSGATKTCLAIIWIVVLGQTLKLASSRLGGYYPGASEFLRLSENIGLAAVGIIGGLMVLAVWQINLTPLLASAGIAGLIVGLAAKDTLANFFGGISVFLDRPFKPGDYIVLSTGERGKVVDIGLRSTRILTRDDVLISVPNSVIVSTKIINESAPYPRMRVRIKVSVTVDTSDVDQVQEVLLKVAGENPLVLSEPRPRVRLRSFGDSSLDFELLCWTGYPKDKGRLIHQLNFAIFKAFKQAEIDLPMPQRDLYVHPILDQANSDSGGRHTEAH